The Amblyomma americanum isolate KBUSLIRL-KWMA chromosome 6, ASM5285725v1, whole genome shotgun sequence genome has a window encoding:
- the LOC144093746 gene encoding transcription factor 12-like isoform X12 produces the protein MFPYESAGGSQVSMGFLEAAYDQHQNGAVSNGHHHHHLHHHHHQTQQQQHQPLVHHHNHHQMMRYQPYASEAFDQDSPRYSSPKPPGLYGEPYFIDGGHGGGDPWSSNQSLQPSSYSYLGNQASHLPSTSSAFSSMHLPPESMAYGAVSPGQEPTGLMPTSLPPMSSFRGAGASPLYSSQQNNGSSGAPGSTAASAGSTNSGTVAPAAAPTPAAGGAGSVSTTVGSTNQGSSPGPTAVDALSSRTAGGPATATANSSAHPPPSSSQTGDTLGKALASQLYSADHPGSSFSSTSSTPVSSPPPLCAVSQWARNNAQSGQPPSGFQEATMHQLHHPALGDGCDDDFHFLEDCVEQPRGGIEERLDDALSILRTHAEGASLGPSLGPALGLAPGAAHSNGLLASLTAGHPFSPGMPALDAHGASPPALSDSSMRSRTSLATSNSQNPAHYVDNSPGIKVEKCKEPEKLEHSKISPPNSPGPLGASLNTPTATSSSGGKASKRSRSRWQVASGNNSNSGQGDAFTGSGDEDEPPEIKAEREKERRQANNARERIRVRDINEAFKELGRMCMMHLKTDKAQTKLNILHQAVEVITSLEQQVRERNLNPKTACLKRREEEKSDEGAKLGAHGLAHPGPALDALAHQRLASLPVSTLWTDYSQPMDGETSNSEM, from the exons CCTTACGCGTCAGAAGCATTTGACCAGGACTCCCCAAGGTACTCTTCCCCAAAGCCACCTGGTCTTTATGGGGAGCCTTATTTTATCG ATGGGGGCCATGGCGGAGGCGACCCTTGGTCCTCAAACCAAAGCCTGCAACCTTCTTCGTACTCCTACCTGGGAAACCAGGCCTCACACCTGCCCTCTACATCATCTGCCTTCtcctccatgcaccttcctcctGAATCAATG GCATATGGTGCAGTGTCTCCAGGCCAGGAGCCCACAGGCCTGATGCCCACCAGCCTGCCTCCCATGTCGAGCTTCCGCGGGGCTGGTGCCTCCCCGCTCTACTCTTCGCAACAGAACAACGGCAGCAGTGGCGCCCCAGGCAGCACAGCCGCCTCAGCAGGCAGCACGAACAGTGGTACCGTGGCGCCTGCTGCGGCACCAACGCCCGCAGCCGGCGGTGCCGGCAGCGTAAGCACCACAGTAGGCAGCACCAACCAGGGATCCTCTCCCGGCCCCACGGCAGTAGACGCCCTGTCGTCTCGGACGGCGGGCGGACCTGCCACAGCCACCGCCAACTCCTCCGCACACCCTCCGCCGTCCTCTTCACAGACGGGGGACACCCTGGGCAAGGCACTCGCATCG CAGTTATATTCAGCCGACCACCCAGGGAGCAGTTTTTCATCGACGTCTTCCACGCCTGTCagttctcctcctcctctatGTG CGGTATCTCAATGGGCAAGGAATAATGCACAGTCGGGCCAACCTCCGTCTGGTTTCCAGGAAGCCACAATGCACCAGCTG CACCATCCTGCACTGGGTGACGGTTGTGACGATGACTTTCATTTTCTCGAAGACTGTGTGGAG CAGCCACGGGGCGGGATAGAGGAGCGGCTGGACGACGCGCTTAGCATCCTGCGGACACATGCGGAGGGTGCCTCCCTGGGCCCCAGCCTGGGGCCCGCGTTGGGGCTCGCGCCCGGGGCCGCCCACTCCAACGGGCTGCTGGCTTCCTTAACGGCCGGCCACCCCTTCTCTCCCGGCATGCCTGCCCTAGATGCACACGGG GCTAGCCCACCTGCCCTCTCCGACAGTTCCATGCGGAGCAGGACATCGCTGGCAACATCAAACAGCCAAAACCCAGCACATTATG TGGACAACAGCCCAGGCATCAAAGTGGAGAAGTGCAAAGAACCAGAGAAACTGGAGCACAGCAAGATCAGCCCCCCGAACTCCCCGGGTCCCCTGGGCGCCAGCCTGAACACCCCAACTGCCACGTCTTCCTCCGGGGGAAAAGCCAGCAAGCGGTCGCG GAGCCGCTGGCAAGTAGCATccggcaacaacagcaacagcggcCAAGGCGATGCATTTACCGG GTCTGGAGATGAGGATGAGCCCCCGGAAATCAAGGCAGAGCGAGAAAAGGAGAGGAGACAGGCGAACAATGCACGGGAAAG GATACGTGTACGGGACataaacgaggcgttcaaggagCTGGGCCGAATGTGCATGATGCACCTGAAGACTGACAAGGCCCAGACCAAGCTGAACATCCTTCACCAGGCGGTGGAGGTCATCACAAGTTTGGAGCAGCAAGTCAGGG aGCGTAACCTGAACCCCAAGACTGCATGCCTGAAGCGACGCGAAGAGGAGAAGAGTGACGAGGGGGCCAAGCTGGGGGCACACGGCCTGGCCCACCCGGGACCTGCTCTCGACGCGCTGGCACACCAGAGGCTGGCCTCTCTGCCTGTAAGTACCCTA TGGACTGACTATTCCCAACCTATGGATGGTGAGACGAGCAACTCCGAAATGTGA